In Lactuca sativa cultivar Salinas chromosome 5, Lsat_Salinas_v11, whole genome shotgun sequence, the DNA window CATGTTCATATATGTAAGTcaaaaaacaaattaataaaatataaacttcAAGATGTTAACAAATATATCATAAGTTTTCACTCTtcaccaaaaaaataaaataacccCAATTTGCCAAGTTATTTGTTCAAACTACAAATACAACTACAATATACtttaaaattgaaataaatataatGCTTTTTAATAAAATTTCTCATAATAAAAAGCAAGTATATTAGAAAAACCCCCAAAAATCATCTTGGGAAATTAAATATGTTTTACAGGGATGTAGACTTCTTTGATATTATTTTCTTTTATCATGAGGAaataatgttatttatttatttatttatttatttattgcaaTCGATTGTATATGGTCCttgatattatttttattatgagGAAATAATATGGGTGAAGAAGTTTACTTGGTACCCATTATCTATCTTCTCAAGTTCCAAATATCTCATGTGACATCAATTTGATCTGATTTATGGAAAGAACATCAAAATGAATTGATACATCTGCTGCTTAGCAAACAAAATATTTTGCAAAATGACTTTTGGATTTAAGAGAAGACAAACTTAGTGGTTCTAATGATGTGAAGTGATTATTGATTTTCTTGAGGATCTTCTTGAGGATCTTCTCATTAATGATTTGTGTGATCCTATAGGTTCATTAATTGAGTTTATATATCCTTCAATTCTTGAAGATTCCAACATTTtaggatatttttaaaaaatagcaACTTTCCAGGATATTCCCAAAGATCCAATTTTTACACATGGTAAATTTTATGTTGTCTTATCCAGAGTTACAAgtagagaatgattaaaattattAAATTTAGATAAATATGATAGACCTACAAATAAAACTTCTAATTTTGTGTATAAAAAAGTTTTTagaaatttataaataatttgtGGAATATTATTTCCTATAAcatcttttttttattattttattgttaATTTTATTTGTAATTTGTTATATTTTTTCATATGTGTTTATTTCAaacaacttatttttttttatttgtcatatatcatttttaatttacttcacttatcgtgattattttatttatataattaatttagCATTTCATAATGCAATATCATTTCTTTTTAATATATTCACAAAAAAAGTTATCTCATATATCTTGAAAagtaatttcacatatttatttgaatcaacaattataattttatatgaataaaaaaaataaatctcttaattaatattttatttaaaataatttattaacaATTACGAGCTTtcattataaaattttaattataaaaaacaatcgTGGTTATCACTGACAATAACCTAGTAAATAAAtggaaaactgcaataaagtccctacatattggcctcataatcgatttagcccttatatatttttttattcaattaagtcccaaataccggtaatcgtattcaatttaaccctttgacccggtcaacaggtcatccaactttcaaaaattacattttcggcccagattttaaaatttattacaaatttggtccaaaatttacacttttggcccaaattttaattttttttttacaaatttggtccaaaatttaccctttttgcccaaattttaggatttttattataaattcatcctaactttagttttctgtacaactttttttctcaaaagtttgtttctaatatgttttttctttaaaactcatatttatacaaaaaaaacatattttcacataaaaatcttattttttctatataaaaacttttttgtatatgaaatatctaattataaaaataggtttggattatttgtgtgatttctcttaaaaaatcaattaagaaattaaaagtaaccctaaattatactattaaattatagtttgtcaaaaactAGTTACactcattttaatattatttatttgttcTTTAATCACATTTATAGGAAAAGTTTAAATAATAGAAGATGCTACATATTGAAAACTTCATATTTTTTGTTTCTCGCTGAATACATGTTCATACATATAGTTCATCATCAATTTAGATTTCTTTATTTAAACTTCTTTGTAAAATCTGATTCATGTGTCAATTTTGTTTGTTGTAATAACAAAAAATAACTATCTAAAAAGGAGCAATTGTCATTTGTCGATAAggaggtttttggcagaaaatggcGTTTAACAAATGTAAAAAAGTATTACAAACATTGATAGTTACAACTCCTACTGAAATCAATATGGATTGTCATATATGAGATTAGAACAACTTTACATACCTTTTGTCATATATATGTGATCAAAGGTATCATTTAATTTACGAAGATGCAACAGAttgaaaaatacatataaacaactatattAAAATCTCATAGAAAAAAGAATACACACTAAATAGAACACATATTAAAATCTCTATATTAATTGtataatttagggttactttTAATTTATGGTAACTAGTGTAACTAGTCtttgacaaactataatttaataatataatttagggttacttttaatttcttaattgattttttaagagaATTCACATAAATAATCCAAACCTATTTTTATAGTTAGGTATTTCCTAtacaaaaagtttttatatagaaaaaataagatttttatgtgaaaatatgttttttttttggataaatatgagttttaaagaaaaaaaatattagaaacaaacttttgagaaaaaaaagttgtaaaaaagactaaagttaggatgaactcataataaaattctaaaatttgggcaaaaagtgtaaattttggaccaaatttgtaaaaaaatttaaaatatgggccaaaaatgtaaattttggaccaaatttgtaaaaaatttGAAATCTGGAccgaaaatgtaatttttgaaagttggatgacctgttgaccgggtcaaagagttaaattgaatacgattaccggtatttgggatttaattgaataaaaaaaatatataaggactaaatcgattatgaggccaatatatagggactttattgtagttttccctaaataaataaataaataccccAACCTATAATAATTCAAGTGATGTATTTCTAGAAACCATATATACCATTTATAAAGAATATTcttctttttaattaataaataaaaaaataataataataaaatataaaagcataaaaagaAATATAAAAGACAATTATAGTCTTTTCAAATCTATGacggacgaaaaacgcaacaaaatcatatCACATGGATTGTCCgagtacaaaaaaaaattaggaaccaaacgtgcaattttgtcAAACTACAGAGACTATTtcaataatttaatgaaataagtaaaatgaaaataaaaatagtgGCCTTaccaaaaaaaactttaaaacaaTTTGAACTTGTTGGGACGCCCGACCAAAAAGCAATGGGCAAAAGTTATAAATATACAAGCGACCTACACCACGACGCAAGGTTTTTGGCAATGTTCTCGTCCTGAAGCGATTAGTTTCTAAAACCACGCATCAAACTCAAAGAGATAAGTAGTCAAATATATAATAATTTCACGGATTTAAGATCTTGTGGTTCGTTATTTGTAATTGTAAATAATACAAGTGATTTGGAATGATAAACATTGTTGATTTGTGGATTTAAACTACTAAAATTGAAAACAAGAAAGTCCTAAGTTAGATGATGGTGgtggggtattttaggaaacatttcttttatgaaatttttgtttttgtttagaatttgtttttttattaatatgCCAGTTGTAAAACCTGTATGTTATACGGGttagataaaacaaaaaaattaaatataaagtttaaacaaaaatttatttaaatttgtaattttagatttaaaatttaaaatttaaagtttgaatttaaaaggaagcatattaaatactatatgagtagtaatattgtaatttatttgttattttaaatttaaattaaagcaattattaattggggtgtaaatatgatgtgttaattaagaaaaaataaaaaaaaatgaaaaaatgacaaataaaaaaaacatttattcaaaaataccaaaaaaatgacatgtgtccaagttaacgagagagagagacatgtgacaaaattattttcatttattagggaggaagagaaattaaatatcctcttaCCTTTTGTTACCTTTTGTTAGTATAAATAACTAAATAAACATTATCTTTAGGTTAATTTTAAGTTAAGTTTTCCACGATAAAAGTTTTGTTTACCAAGTAATCTCCCCTGTATCTTTTCTTGTTCACTGATTTCTTCCTCAAGCTATCATCAGTTTGATATCTAACACTAGAGTTTGATTAGGTTTCTATTCCAATTAGAGTACATATAGATGTAATAGTTTGCCTTTTTAGTTAAGCAAGAACCAAAGTTGTGGTGAAACCTTTGTCATCAAGTAACTAAGTTATTTTTCCTCTATTTTCCTTCGGCTCCTATTTCCTTATTTTTTCCCTTGTTGTGCGTCCTTTCTTGTAACAAAAAAATATCAACAGACTATTTGTTTAAATAGTGGATTTCTTATTTATATAGTTGTTCCCTTATAAATTGTCATCTTATTATAACTCTTTTTTTTGTTGGTATTCAATAGCAAAAACTCAATGATACTGGATTCCTTATAACTTGTCATCttattataacttttttttttggtattcaATGATAGTGGATTTCTTATATGTTATGTTACTATGTCATCACATTTATGAATTATCATCTTAATTCTGATTTTTGATTGTCAACTGAACTGTATGAACATAAATATGTGAATCTATCAACTTAGAAAATTACATATTATGTTTTTCATATAATATGTTGATACATGTATGTATGTTGTTTATCCTTTCCAACACCCAAATTTGAAACGACGTAGTTTCATTTTTCCATCTAAGGCCAAAGCCAACACATCATACTCTTCCACATACCATAGCTCCGAGATTGTAGCCTAAAACAATCACACACTTAGTAATCATTCATTATAgaaaactaactaactaactaactaaataaataaataaataaataagataccTCAGTTCCACGGATGCCTTTGTTTAAACCAACTACTAGTTCATGAATGTATTGTAGTTCTAAAGCACTGCCTCCTTCCTATATTGTAACAATGCCAtcacaaaatttttttttttaaaaaaaaaagaaaaaagaaaaagaaaaaaaccaaCCTGGGATGAATTATAAGGGTGACCAATAATTCTTGCAAGTGATGTATGAAGTATGGCAGGAGCATACTACATCATACAAATCAATAACAGTTAAATTTCATTTCCCCTTAGATTTGAAGGGTAAAGTAGGTAATTTGGTAAAGGTTCTTACAAGTTGCTTTACTGGAGCATGTGGAAGAGCATTTCTCAATTCAGAACGGATAGTAACAGGATCCGACCCCGAGATcacctaaaaaaaaaaaaactcaatcaaatctttaaaatgatttttttatttcaaaaagagaaaaggaaaaaaaaaataagaggaAGAAACACCTGCCACAATCCCAAAAGCACACCTGTTGAAGTCAAAACAACCCTATCCAACACAATTCTCATTCGACACAGCTTCTCTGCAACTCCTTTTACAGCATTTGCTTCAGCCTCAATCTGCCAATTTTATGTTTAGTACTGTATTCGTAAGGGCATTAACGTCTTTTCACCAGCGAGTCCCTGACGCACTTTTTTTCGTCTTTTTGTCCCGCTGACATCAATCTCAGTCCAATCCACACCAAATACAGTACAAGGCCGTCCTGTACTGTACTGTACTGTCTTGTCCTGTCCTGTCTTGTCTGGTATAAAGGCAATAATAGAAAGATGCTTACTTCCTCTTCGGAGGCAGAAACTGGTGAAATGTGGTGTGATGCATGGAACATACTAAAATGGTAGAGCTTGGGATTCTGAAACCAAATTACTAACCCAAAAATGATTAAGCATTACAAGAGAGACAAAAATGATCATTGGTAAATTTACGAATCTGCCCTTACCTTTATCGAGGGTTGGAGCAAATATGTCCCTTACTGCTTTCCTGAAGTAAGAAACAACAAAGATACATAACTGAAAAGATCATTGGTCAATTTTGGTCATACATTACAGACTTGTAAAAGGTTATGAATGATTGCAGTTTTCTTACGAGATAGGAAGTGAATATTCAGGACTCATATATAAGACATTAGCTCGAACAGGAGGATTAGCAGCCTGTAAAGGtaagaatattagaatattagcCATTAATGATAGTGTTAAAAACTGAAAATATGATATTGTTAACTTGTTATACTCACATAATTACCTTTAAAACAGGAGTCACAGATCCATTCTTATAATCAAAGAGATCAGAAAGTAACAATGACTGTGAAGTCTCTCCCTGTTTAAGAAAAAGCGCACCATGCTCATCCAAATCCCTGGACATTTTGTCATACATTCGATTCCTCTCTGCATTTGAAACTTGAAGCTCTGCTACACATTTATTTGAACCTTTTGTCACTAGTCAGTGTGTATACAAAAGCTAAACT includes these proteins:
- the LOC111911449 gene encoding uncharacterized protein LOC111911449 isoform X1; the protein is MARVRNWYNQSKPATLIWFISLITFYAVFRMASKVSPLSRGSNKCVAELQVSNAERNRMYDKMSRDLDEHGALFLKQGETSQSLLLSDLFDYKNGSVTPVLKAANPPVRANVLYMSPEYSLPISKAVRDIFAPTLDKVIWFQNPKLYHFSMFHASHHISPVSASEEEIEAEANAVKGVAEKLCRMRIVLDRVVLTSTGVLLGLWQVISGSDPVTIRSELRNALPHAPVKQLYAPAILHTSLARIIGHPYNSSQEGGSALELQYIHELVVGLNKGIRGTEATISELWYVEEYDVLALALDGKMKLRRFKFGCWKG
- the LOC111911449 gene encoding uncharacterized protein LOC111911449 isoform X2; translated protein: MARVRNWYNQSKPATLIWFISLITFYAVFRMASKVSPLSRELQVSNAERNRMYDKMSRDLDEHGALFLKQGETSQSLLLSDLFDYKNGSVTPVLKAANPPVRANVLYMSPEYSLPISKAVRDIFAPTLDKVIWFQNPKLYHFSMFHASHHISPVSASEEEIEAEANAVKGVAEKLCRMRIVLDRVVLTSTGVLLGLWQVISGSDPVTIRSELRNALPHAPVKQLYAPAILHTSLARIIGHPYNSSQEGGSALELQYIHELVVGLNKGIRGTEATISELWYVEEYDVLALALDGKMKLRRFKFGCWKG